A single genomic interval of Staphylococcus hyicus harbors:
- the frr gene encoding ribosome recycling factor, with protein MSEIIQDTKSRMKKSIENLSRELAQINAGRANSNLLAGVNVNYYGAPTPVQQLASISVPEARLLVISPYDKTSLADIEKAIYAANLGVTPTSDGEVIRITVPALTEERRKEIVKEVKKTGENAKVSVRNIRRDANDTLKKQEKDGDITEDELRSGSDDVQKVTDESIKQIDQLVTDKEKDIMSV; from the coding sequence ATGAGTGAAATTATTCAAGATACGAAATCACGTATGAAAAAATCAATTGAAAATTTATCACGTGAACTGGCTCAAATTAATGCAGGCCGTGCAAATTCAAATTTATTAGCAGGTGTGAACGTTAATTATTATGGCGCACCAACACCAGTACAACAATTAGCAAGTATTAGTGTTCCAGAAGCACGTTTACTTGTGATTTCTCCTTACGATAAAACGTCATTAGCTGATATTGAAAAAGCAATTTACGCAGCAAACTTAGGTGTAACACCGACTAGTGATGGAGAAGTAATTCGTATTACAGTACCAGCATTAACTGAAGAACGACGTAAAGAAATTGTTAAAGAAGTTAAAAAGACTGGTGAAAATGCGAAAGTTTCTGTACGTAATATTCGTCGTGATGCAAATGATACTTTGAAAAAACAAGAAAAAGACGGCGATATCACTGAAGATGAATTACGTTCAGGTTCGGATGATGTTCAAAAAGTAACAGATGAGTCAATTAAACAAATTGATCAACTTGTTACAGATAAAGAAAAAGACATTATGTCTGTGTAA
- the pyrH gene encoding UMP kinase → MAETSKYKRVVLKLSGEALAGDKGFGINPIIIKSIAQQVAEVAKMDTEVAVIVGGGNIWRGKTGSDLGMDRGTADYMGMLATVMNALALQDSLEQLDCDTRVLTSIEMKQVAEPYIRRRAIRHLEKKRVVIFAAGIGNPYFSTDTTAALRAAEVEADVILMGKNNVDGVYSADPKVDPNAVKYERLTYLQLLQEGLQVMDSTASSFCMDNNIPLKVFSIMEEGNIKRAVLGEEIGTIITK, encoded by the coding sequence ATGGCTGAAACTTCAAAATATAAGCGAGTAGTTTTGAAACTAAGTGGTGAAGCACTGGCGGGAGATAAAGGATTTGGTATTAATCCAATCATTATTAAAAGCATTGCACAGCAAGTAGCAGAAGTGGCGAAGATGGATACAGAAGTCGCTGTAATTGTTGGTGGTGGTAATATTTGGCGCGGTAAAACAGGTAGTGATTTAGGTATGGATCGCGGAACTGCCGACTATATGGGTATGCTCGCAACTGTTATGAATGCATTAGCATTACAAGATAGCTTAGAGCAATTAGATTGCGATACACGCGTACTAACATCTATCGAAATGAAGCAAGTAGCAGAACCGTATATTCGTCGTCGTGCCATTAGACATTTAGAGAAAAAACGTGTCGTTATTTTTGCAGCAGGTATCGGTAATCCTTATTTCTCAACAGACACAACTGCTGCATTAAGAGCAGCTGAAGTAGAAGCAGATGTCATTTTAATGGGTAAAAACAATGTAGATGGCGTATATTCTGCAGATCCGAAAGTAGACCCTAATGCGGTTAAATATGAACGATTAACATATTTACAATTATTGCAAGAAGGATTACAAGTGATGGATTCAACAGCCTCTTCATTCTGTATGGATAACAATATTCCACTTAAAGTGTTCTCTATCATGGAAGAAGGAAATATTAAACGTGCTGTTTTAGGCGAAGAAATTGGAACAATTATTACAAAATAA
- the tsf gene encoding translation elongation factor Ts → MMAISAKLVKELREKTGAGMMDCKKALQETDGNIDKAIDYLREKGIAKAAKKADRIAAEGITHVEVKGNDAVIVEINSETDFVARNEGFQQLVKEIANQILETKAESVEALNETTLPNGKKVSEHMNEAISTIGEKLSLRRFELRTKTDNDAFGAYLHMGGRIGVLSVVVGTTDEEAAKDVAMHIAAINPKYVSSDQVSEEEINHEREVLKQQALNEGKPENIVEKMVEGRLRKYLQEICAVNQDFVKNPDQTVEQFLKSKGGQLVDFVRYEVGEGLEKREENFADEVKGQMK, encoded by the coding sequence GTGATGGCAATTTCAGCTAAACTTGTTAAAGAATTACGTGAAAAAACTGGCGCTGGTATGATGGATTGTAAAAAAGCGCTTCAAGAAACTGATGGGAACATTGATAAAGCAATTGACTATTTACGTGAGAAAGGTATTGCTAAAGCAGCTAAGAAAGCAGACCGTATCGCAGCAGAAGGTATTACACATGTTGAAGTGAAAGGTAACGACGCAGTTATCGTTGAAATCAACTCTGAAACAGACTTCGTTGCACGTAATGAAGGTTTCCAACAACTTGTTAAAGAAATTGCTAACCAAATTCTTGAAACGAAAGCTGAATCAGTTGAAGCTTTAAATGAAACAACACTTCCAAATGGTAAAAAAGTTTCTGAGCATATGAACGAAGCAATTTCAACAATCGGTGAAAAATTAAGCTTACGTCGTTTTGAATTACGTACTAAAACTGACAATGATGCATTCGGTGCTTACTTACACATGGGTGGACGTATCGGTGTGCTTTCAGTTGTTGTAGGTACTACAGATGAAGAAGCTGCAAAAGATGTTGCAATGCACATCGCTGCAATTAACCCTAAATACGTTTCTTCAGACCAAGTAAGTGAAGAAGAAATCAACCATGAAAGAGAAGTATTAAAACAACAAGCACTTAACGAAGGTAAACCAGAAAATATCGTTGAGAAAATGGTTGAAGGTCGTTTACGTAAATATTTACAAGAAATTTGTGCAGTTAACCAAGACTTCGTTAAAAATCCAGATCAAACTGTTGAACAATTCCTTAAATCAAAAGGTGGTCAATTAGTAGACTTCGTACGTTACGAAGTGGGTGAAGGTTTAGAAAAACGTGAAGAAAACTTCGCTGATGAAGTTAAAGGACAAATGAAATAA
- the rpsB gene encoding 30S ribosomal protein S2 produces MAVISMKQLLEAGVHFGHQTRRWNPKMKKYIFTERNGIYIIDLQKTVKKVEEAYSFIKQVSEDGGKVLFVGTKKQAQESVKAEAERAGHYYVNQRWLGGILTNYKTISKRVKRISEIEKMEEDGTFDVLPKKEVVELKKEYDRLIKFLGGIRDMKSMPQALFVVDPRKERNAIAEARKLNIPIVGIVDTNCDPDEIDYVIPANDDAIRAVKLLTGKMADAILEGQQGVSNDEVAAEQNIDLNEEETSTEETESTVESK; encoded by the coding sequence ATGGCAGTCATTTCTATGAAACAATTATTAGAAGCTGGTGTTCACTTCGGTCATCAAACACGCCGTTGGAACCCAAAAATGAAAAAGTACATTTTCACTGAAAGAAATGGTATTTATATCATTGATTTACAAAAAACAGTGAAAAAAGTTGAAGAAGCATATAGCTTCATCAAACAAGTATCTGAAGATGGCGGTAAAGTCTTATTCGTAGGTACTAAAAAACAAGCGCAAGAATCAGTGAAAGCTGAAGCTGAACGTGCAGGACACTACTACGTTAACCAAAGATGGTTAGGTGGTATCTTAACAAACTACAAAACAATTTCTAAACGTGTGAAACGTATTTCTGAAATTGAAAAAATGGAAGAAGACGGCACTTTCGACGTACTTCCTAAAAAAGAAGTTGTAGAACTTAAAAAAGAATACGACCGTTTAATCAAATTCTTAGGCGGTATTCGTGATATGAAATCTATGCCTCAAGCATTATTCGTTGTTGATCCTCGTAAAGAGCGCAACGCTATTGCTGAAGCGCGTAAATTAAACATTCCTATCGTAGGTATTGTTGACACTAACTGTGATCCAGACGAAATCGATTACGTTATCCCAGCGAACGATGACGCGATTCGCGCGGTTAAATTATTAACTGGTAAAATGGCAGATGCGATTTTAGAAGGTCAACAAGGTGTTTCTAACGATGAAGTTGCTGCTGAGCAAAACATCGACTTAAATGAAGAAGAAACGTCAACTGAAGAAACAGAATCAACTGTTGAGTCTAAATAA
- the codY gene encoding GTP-sensing pleiotropic transcriptional regulator CodY, with amino-acid sequence MGLLSKTRELSSLLQKHKGISVDFKDVAQTISKVTVTNVFIVSRRGKILGSNLNELLKNERIIKMLEERHVPEAYTSKLMNVHETSSNIKIDNELSVFPPENEDLFKDSRTTIFPIIGGGERLGTLVLGRVSDDFGENDLVLGEYAATVIGMEILREKHNEIETEARDKAAISMAINSLSYSEKEAIDHIFEELGGKEGLLIASKVADRVGITRSVIVNALRKLESAGVIESRSLGMKGTFIKVKKAAFLDELKRSE; translated from the coding sequence ATGGGTTTATTATCTAAAACGAGAGAACTAAGTAGTTTATTACAAAAACATAAAGGGATTTCAGTGGACTTTAAAGATGTTGCACAAACAATTAGCAAAGTTACTGTTACAAACGTATTTATCGTTTCACGACGAGGTAAAATTTTAGGGTCAAATTTAAATGAACTCCTAAAAAACGAACGCATTATTAAAATGTTAGAAGAACGTCATGTGCCTGAAGCATATACAAGCAAATTAATGAACGTACATGAAACTTCGTCAAACATTAAAATTGACAATGAACTCTCCGTATTCCCACCTGAAAATGAAGATTTGTTTAAAGATTCTAGAACAACAATCTTTCCAATTATTGGTGGTGGTGAGCGTTTGGGTACACTTGTTTTAGGACGTGTATCAGATGACTTTGGTGAAAATGATCTTGTTTTAGGAGAATATGCAGCTACAGTAATCGGAATGGAAATTTTACGTGAAAAACATAATGAAATTGAAACAGAAGCACGTGATAAAGCTGCAATTTCAATGGCAATTAATTCGTTGTCTTATTCTGAAAAGGAAGCAATTGATCATATTTTTGAAGAACTGGGTGGCAAAGAGGGCTTACTTATTGCATCTAAGGTAGCTGATCGTGTAGGGATTACACGTTCTGTAATCGTAAATGCCTTACGTAAGTTGGAAAGTGCTGGCGTAATTGAATCTCGCTCTTTAGGTATGAAAGGAACATTTATCAAAGTTAAAAAAGCTGCATTTTTAGATGAATTGAAACGTTCAGAGTAA
- the hslU gene encoding ATP-dependent protease ATPase subunit HslU has translation MDQNAITYTPKEIVAKLNEYIIGQDEAKKKVAIALRNRYRRSLLEDEVKQEIAPKNILMMGPTGVGKTEIARRMAKIVGAPFIKVEATKFTEVGYVGRDVESMVRDLVDVAVRLVKEEKKNAVKDEATAKANERLVKLLVPSIKKKASQSSSNPLESLFGGAIPNFGQQQEEEEEPPTEEIKTKRSDIKVQLKNGQLENEKVRIKVEQDPGALGMMGNQQNEQMQEMMNQLMPKKKVEKEVPVKTARKILIDEYAEEMIDHETANQEALQLAEQMGIIFIDEIDKVATNSQYSGGQDVSRQGVQRDILPILEGSVIRTKYGTVSTEHMLFIGAGAFHVSKPSDLIPELQGRFPIRVELQSLTVEDFVNILKEPKLSLIKQYEMLLQTEEVTVKFTDEAIHRLAEMAHHVNQETDNIGARRLHTILEKMLEDLSFEAPNMPHAHVDITPQYVDEKLKSISTNKDLSEFIL, from the coding sequence ATGGATCAAAATGCCATTACGTATACCCCTAAAGAAATTGTAGCAAAATTAAACGAGTATATTATTGGACAAGATGAAGCGAAAAAGAAAGTGGCAATTGCACTTAGAAACCGTTATCGTAGAAGTCTCTTAGAAGATGAAGTAAAACAAGAAATTGCACCTAAAAATATTTTGATGATGGGACCTACAGGTGTAGGTAAAACTGAAATCGCACGACGTATGGCTAAAATCGTTGGTGCACCTTTTATAAAAGTTGAAGCGACAAAATTTACTGAGGTAGGATATGTGGGGCGCGATGTTGAAAGCATGGTGAGAGACCTTGTAGATGTTGCCGTTCGTCTAGTTAAAGAAGAAAAGAAGAACGCAGTTAAAGATGAAGCAACTGCAAAAGCAAATGAGCGACTAGTGAAGCTACTGGTGCCTAGTATTAAGAAAAAAGCATCACAATCTTCTAGCAATCCGCTTGAGTCATTATTTGGTGGCGCAATACCGAACTTTGGTCAACAACAAGAAGAAGAGGAAGAACCGCCTACAGAAGAGATTAAAACAAAGCGATCTGATATAAAAGTGCAACTTAAAAATGGACAACTTGAAAATGAAAAAGTCCGTATTAAAGTTGAACAAGATCCAGGTGCACTAGGTATGATGGGGAATCAACAAAATGAGCAAATGCAAGAAATGATGAATCAACTCATGCCTAAGAAAAAAGTAGAAAAAGAAGTACCAGTGAAAACAGCACGTAAAATTTTAATCGATGAGTATGCAGAAGAAATGATTGATCACGAAACTGCGAATCAAGAGGCATTACAATTAGCTGAACAAATGGGTATTATCTTTATAGATGAAATCGATAAGGTTGCTACGAATAGTCAATATAGCGGTGGACAAGATGTGTCTAGGCAAGGCGTTCAACGTGACATTCTCCCTATCCTTGAAGGTAGCGTAATTCGTACGAAATATGGTACCGTTAGTACTGAACATATGTTATTTATCGGTGCAGGTGCGTTCCACGTATCCAAACCAAGTGATTTAATACCAGAACTACAAGGTCGATTTCCAATTCGTGTCGAACTTCAAAGTTTAACTGTAGAGGATTTTGTAAATATTTTAAAAGAACCAAAACTTTCTTTAATCAAGCAGTATGAAATGTTGCTTCAAACAGAAGAAGTTACTGTCAAATTCACGGATGAAGCAATTCATCGTTTAGCGGAGATGGCGCATCACGTTAACCAAGAAACAGACAATATTGGCGCTAGACGATTACACACAATTTTAGAGAAAATGTTAGAAGATTTATCATTTGAAGCACCAAATATGCCACATGCACATGTAGATATCACACCTCAGTACGTAGACGAAAAGTTAAAATCAATTTCTACAAACAAAGATTTAAGTGAATTCATTTTATAA
- the hslV gene encoding ATP-dependent protease subunit HslV: protein MSSSIHATTIYAVRHNGHAAMAGDGQVTLGEQVIMKQTAKKVRRLYQGRVIAGFAGSVADAFTLFEKFEGKLQQYSGNLERAAVELAKEWRGDKQLRQLEAMLIVMDKDSILVVSGTGEVIAPDDDLIAIGSGGNYALSAGRALKRHATHLSAREMAYESLKVAADICVFTNDHITVEEL, encoded by the coding sequence ATGAGTTCATCAATTCATGCGACAACAATTTATGCTGTAAGACATAATGGTCATGCAGCTATGGCAGGAGATGGTCAAGTAACACTTGGTGAACAAGTGATTATGAAGCAAACTGCAAAAAAAGTGAGACGTTTATATCAAGGGCGTGTCATTGCTGGTTTTGCAGGAAGTGTAGCTGATGCATTCACATTGTTTGAAAAGTTTGAAGGTAAACTGCAACAATATAGTGGTAACTTAGAACGTGCTGCAGTAGAACTTGCGAAGGAGTGGCGTGGGGATAAGCAACTACGTCAATTAGAAGCGATGTTGATTGTGATGGACAAAGATTCTATCTTAGTTGTTAGTGGTACTGGTGAAGTAATTGCGCCAGATGATGATTTAATTGCCATTGGCTCAGGTGGGAATTATGCCCTTAGCGCAGGACGTGCGTTAAAACGACACGCGACACATTTATCTGCACGTGAAATGGCTTATGAAAGTCTTAAAGTAGCTGCTGATATTTGCGTTTTCACAAACGATCATATTACAGTGGAAGAATTATAA
- the xerC gene encoding tyrosine recombinase XerC, producing MEHIQYQFLYMLKRERFFSEHTLKAYEDDLKQFNQFLQQEQLSLREFEYRDARSYLAMLYNQGLQRTTVSRKISTLRTFYNFWLTQDTTITNPFVQLVHPKKESYLPSFFYTEEMEALFKTVKEDPKKGRRDRVILELLYATGIRVSELVDLNISDVDLTMCVLKVMGKGSKERIVPFGEFCRQSIVDYLEHFQPVQRQSHGKLIVNLKGEPITVRGIRYILNEIVKQTAGVSAIHPHKLRHTFATHMLDAGADLRTVQSLLGHVNLSTTSRYTHVSNQRLRNVYLNAHPRAKKGE from the coding sequence TTGGAACATATCCAGTATCAGTTTTTATACATGTTAAAGCGTGAACGATTTTTTTCTGAACATACATTGAAAGCTTATGAGGACGATTTAAAACAATTCAATCAATTTTTACAACAAGAACAACTTTCGTTACGGGAGTTTGAATATCGTGATGCACGAAGTTATTTAGCAATGTTATATAATCAAGGTCTACAGCGCACGACGGTTTCTAGAAAAATATCAACGTTACGTACATTTTATAATTTTTGGTTAACGCAAGATACAACTATTACGAATCCGTTTGTGCAACTTGTACATCCCAAAAAAGAGTCGTACTTACCCTCATTTTTTTATACCGAAGAAATGGAAGCTTTATTTAAAACTGTAAAGGAAGATCCGAAAAAAGGGAGACGTGATCGCGTCATTCTCGAGCTTTTATATGCAACGGGAATACGTGTTTCAGAATTAGTAGATTTAAATATTTCTGATGTTGACTTGACTATGTGTGTATTAAAAGTCATGGGGAAAGGAAGCAAAGAGCGCATTGTACCTTTCGGTGAGTTTTGCAGACAAAGTATTGTAGACTACCTTGAGCACTTTCAACCCGTACAAAGACAATCTCATGGTAAATTAATTGTGAATTTAAAAGGAGAACCAATTACTGTAAGGGGCATTAGGTATATATTGAACGAAATCGTAAAACAAACAGCAGGTGTATCCGCAATTCATCCACATAAATTGAGGCATACCTTTGCGACGCATATGCTTGATGCTGGTGCTGATTTAAGGACGGTTCAAAGTTTGTTGGGACATGTTAATTTATCAACAACAAGTCGATATACACACGTATCAAATCAGCGTTTGAGAAATGTTTATTTAAATGCACATCCACGTGCAAAAAAAGGAGAGTAG
- the trmFO gene encoding FADH(2)-oxidizing methylenetetrahydrofolate--tRNA-(uracil(54)-C(5))-methyltransferase TrmFO codes for MTTVNVIGAGLAGSEAAFQLAERGIQVNLYEMRPVKQTPAHHTDQFAELVCSNSLRGNSLTNAVGVLKEEMRRLNSLIIAAADNARVPAGGALAVDRHDFAGYVTETLKQHPNVTVKQEEITAIPEGPTIIATGPLTTESLAKEIVDLTGEDQLYFYDAAAPIIEKDSINMDKVYLKSRYDKGEAAYLNCPMTEEEFNRFYEAAMAAEVAPGKDFEKEKYFEGCMPFEVMASRGPKTLLFGPMKPVGLEDPKTGKRPYAVVQLRQDDAAGTLYNIVGFQTRLKWGAQKEVIQLIPGLENVDIVRYGVMHRNTFINSPEVLSETYEFKNRRNLYFAGQMTGVEGYVESAASGMVAGINLAHRILEKGDVIFPRETMMGSMAYYISHANNNKNFQPMNANFGLVPALEERIKDKKERYETLAQRALSYLDHFKQTL; via the coding sequence ATGACTACAGTTAATGTCATCGGTGCAGGTTTAGCTGGTTCAGAAGCAGCCTTTCAATTAGCGGAACGAGGCATTCAAGTCAATTTATATGAAATGCGCCCTGTTAAACAAACACCAGCGCATCATACAGATCAATTTGCAGAGCTTGTATGTTCAAATTCTTTGAGAGGGAACAGTTTAACGAATGCGGTAGGTGTATTGAAGGAAGAAATGCGACGCTTAAATTCTTTGATTATAGCTGCTGCTGACAATGCACGCGTACCTGCTGGAGGAGCATTAGCGGTTGACCGTCACGATTTCGCAGGTTATGTTACAGAAACGTTAAAACAACACCCTAATGTGACTGTAAAACAGGAAGAAATCACTGCAATACCGGAGGGTCCGACAATCATTGCAACTGGGCCTTTAACGACTGAATCCCTTGCAAAAGAAATTGTTGATTTAACTGGTGAAGACCAATTATATTTTTATGATGCAGCGGCACCGATAATTGAAAAAGATTCCATTAACATGGATAAAGTGTATTTAAAATCAAGATATGACAAAGGTGAAGCGGCATATTTAAATTGTCCGATGACGGAAGAAGAGTTCAACCGTTTTTATGAAGCGGCAATGGCTGCAGAAGTTGCACCGGGTAAAGATTTTGAGAAAGAAAAGTACTTTGAAGGTTGTATGCCGTTTGAAGTGATGGCAAGCAGAGGGCCAAAAACATTATTGTTTGGCCCAATGAAACCTGTAGGCTTGGAAGATCCAAAGACAGGAAAGCGTCCATATGCAGTTGTACAATTAAGGCAGGATGATGCTGCTGGTACATTATATAATATTGTAGGCTTCCAAACGCGACTCAAATGGGGCGCACAAAAAGAAGTTATTCAACTCATACCTGGTTTAGAAAATGTAGACATCGTGCGTTATGGTGTGATGCATCGAAATACTTTTATCAATTCTCCTGAAGTGTTGTCAGAAACATATGAATTTAAAAATAGAAGAAATTTATATTTTGCTGGACAAATGACCGGTGTTGAAGGTTATGTTGAAAGTGCTGCGAGTGGTATGGTTGCAGGAATCAATCTAGCGCATCGCATACTTGAAAAAGGAGATGTCATTTTCCCTAGAGAAACGATGATGGGAAGTATGGCGTATTATATTTCACACGCAAACAATAACAAAAACTTCCAACCGATGAATGCTAATTTTGGCTTGGTTCCAGCTTTAGAAGAACGAATAAAAGATAAAAAAGAACGTTATGAAACTTTAGCGCAGCGTGCCTTATCCTATTTAGATCATTTCAAACAAACGCTGTAA
- the topA gene encoding type I DNA topoisomerase has translation MADNLVIVESPAKAKTIEKYLGKKYKVVASMGHVRDLPRSQMGVDVEDNYEPKYITIRGKGPVVKDLKRYAKKAKKVFLASDPDREGEAIAWHLAHILELEDSKENRVVFNEITKDAVKESFKNPRGIEMELVDAQQARRVLDRLVGYNISPVLWKKVKKGLSAGRVQSVALRLVIDRENEIRNFKPEEYWSIEGEFRHKKSKFTAKFLHYKGKPFKLSTKDDVAVITKALDGNEFEVSNVTKKEKTRRPANPFTTSTLQQEAARKLNFKARKTMMVAQQLYEGIDLKRKGTIGLITYMRTDSTRISKDAQAEAKKYIQAEYGDAYLTKAVSKGKQGDQDAHEAIRPTSTMRTPNEMKPFLTRDQYRLYKLIWERFVASQMAPAILDTVAVDLTQNDVKFRANGQTIKFKGFMTLYVEMQDDKEKDKENRLPELNVGDTALATKIDPAQHFTQPPPRYTEARLVKTLEELKIGRPSTYAPTIDTIQKRNYVKSENKRFVPTELGEIVHEQVKDYFPEIIDVDFTVNMETLLDKIADGDIAWKKVVSDFYNSFKQDVERAESEMEKIEIKDEPAGEDCEKCGSPMVIKMGRYGKFMACSNFPDCRNTKAIVKPIGVTCPKCKKGDVVERKSKKNRVFYGCSGYPECDFVTWDKPVGRDCPKCQHYLVESKKGRTSQVVCSNCDYKEEVQK, from the coding sequence TTGGCAGATAATCTTGTCATTGTTGAATCGCCTGCAAAAGCTAAGACGATAGAAAAATATTTAGGTAAGAAATATAAAGTAGTTGCATCAATGGGACATGTGCGTGATTTGCCTCGAAGTCAAATGGGTGTTGATGTAGAAGATAATTACGAACCTAAATATATTACCATCCGCGGTAAAGGGCCAGTCGTTAAAGATTTGAAAAGATATGCTAAAAAGGCGAAAAAAGTTTTTCTAGCAAGTGACCCCGATCGTGAAGGTGAAGCGATTGCATGGCATTTAGCTCATATTTTAGAATTAGAAGACAGTAAAGAAAACCGTGTTGTGTTTAATGAGATTACAAAAGATGCGGTAAAAGAAAGTTTTAAAAATCCTAGAGGTATTGAAATGGAACTTGTCGATGCGCAACAAGCACGACGTGTACTAGATCGATTGGTAGGTTATAATATTTCTCCAGTACTATGGAAGAAAGTAAAAAAAGGTTTATCAGCAGGTCGTGTACAATCCGTTGCGTTAAGGTTAGTCATCGACCGAGAAAATGAAATTCGCAATTTTAAACCTGAAGAATATTGGTCAATTGAAGGTGAATTTAGACATAAAAAATCCAAATTTACAGCCAAGTTTCTTCATTATAAAGGAAAACCGTTTAAGCTATCGACGAAAGATGACGTCGCTGTCATTACGAAAGCGTTAGATGGTAATGAATTTGAAGTTTCGAATGTGACTAAAAAAGAAAAAACACGTCGTCCGGCAAATCCTTTTACAACTTCAACGTTACAACAAGAAGCAGCACGTAAATTGAATTTTAAAGCACGTAAAACGATGATGGTTGCGCAACAATTGTACGAAGGTATTGATTTAAAACGTAAAGGTACGATTGGTTTAATTACGTATATGCGTACGGATTCGACACGTATTTCTAAAGATGCGCAAGCTGAAGCTAAAAAATATATTCAAGCGGAATATGGTGATGCTTATTTAACAAAAGCGGTGTCTAAAGGAAAACAAGGTGATCAAGATGCGCATGAAGCGATACGTCCTACAAGCACTATGCGTACACCAAATGAAATGAAACCATTTCTTACACGTGACCAATATCGCTTGTATAAATTGATTTGGGAACGTTTCGTGGCAAGTCAAATGGCACCTGCGATTTTGGATACAGTCGCTGTAGATTTAACTCAAAACGATGTGAAATTTAGAGCAAATGGCCAAACGATTAAATTTAAAGGTTTTATGACGCTTTATGTCGAAATGCAAGATGACAAAGAAAAAGATAAAGAAAATCGTTTGCCTGAACTAAACGTAGGAGACACAGCTTTAGCGACTAAAATTGATCCGGCACAACATTTTACGCAACCACCACCACGATATACAGAAGCACGCCTTGTTAAAACTTTAGAAGAACTTAAAATTGGCCGTCCATCAACATATGCACCGACGATTGATACAATTCAAAAACGTAATTATGTTAAGAGTGAAAATAAACGTTTCGTGCCAACTGAATTAGGTGAAATTGTGCATGAACAAGTGAAAGACTATTTCCCTGAAATTATAGATGTTGATTTCACCGTAAATATGGAAACGTTGCTGGATAAAATTGCTGATGGGGATATCGCATGGAAAAAAGTAGTGAGTGATTTTTACAATAGTTTTAAGCAAGATGTAGAGCGTGCTGAATCTGAGATGGAGAAAATCGAAATTAAAGATGAACCAGCGGGCGAAGATTGTGAAAAATGTGGCAGTCCGATGGTGATTAAAATGGGGCGTTATGGTAAATTCATGGCATGCTCTAACTTCCCGGATTGTCGTAATACTAAAGCAATTGTAAAACCAATTGGCGTCACATGTCCAAAATGTAAAAAAGGTGACGTTGTCGAACGTAAATCGAAGAAGAATCGTGTGTTTTACGGATGTAGTGGTTATCCTGAGTGTGATTTTGTTACGTGGGATAAACCTGTTGGCCGTGATTGTCCAAAATGTCAGCATTATTTAGTTGAGTCTAAAAAAGGACGCACATCGCAAGTGGTATGTTCAAATTGTGATTATAAAGAAGAAGTTCAAAAATAA